A single genomic interval of Flavobacteriales bacterium harbors:
- a CDS encoding DNA gyrase/topoisomerase IV subunit A → MSEENENEEKQEDGTGEVENAIAVSGMYQDWFLDYASYVILERAVPNIEDGLKPVQTRIMHSMFELEDGRYNKVANIIGHCMKYHPHGDMAIGDAIVGLGQKELLIDTQGNWGNTLTGDRAAAGRYIEARLSKFALEVVFNPKTTNWKTSYDGRNKEPVTLPVKFPLLLTQGVEGIAVGLSTKILPHNFNELIDASIQILKGKKATVLPDFLTGGMIDVSNYNDGQRGGKVRVRAKIGKIDTKTLVITEIPFGTNTSNLIDSILKANEKGKIKIKKVEDNTAQDVEILIHLAAGISPDKTIDALYSFTDCESSISPNACVIVNEKPMFMSVSEILQICTQQTLDLLRRELEIKLNELNEQWHFASLEKIFIENRIYRDIEEEETWEGVISAIDKGLKPHTKHLIREVTEEDIVRLTEIRIKRISKFDSDKANDQIAALEGKIADVKHDLEHLVDFAIGYYKNLKDKYGKGRERKTEIRHFENINAARVAVANEKLYINREEGFIGTGLKKDEFVSDCSDIDDIIVFTANGNMKVVKVDTKVFVGKDIIHAAVFRKNDKRTIYNMVYRDGPRGNYFSKRFPVTAVTRDKDYDLTSGTPGSTVEWFTANPNGEAEVVMVHVRPKPKLKKLKFDFDFAELAIKGRAAKGNTFSKNPLRRIEFKEKGLSTLGARKIWFDDTVQRLNADGRGELLGEFAPEDKILTIMQSGDYKLLGFDISTQFDDDMILIEKWNPEKPLSVVYLDTAKKVYMIKRFLVEKSAKGVSMLPEGEENQLELVTSDWKPMIRINFRKKPGEEEATVEEINVEEFIAVKGLKAKGNQLTKETVNTIDLLDPIPYEPPVSEKEPTADDGDDEKEDEEAADSEEATTVEWDVDGNSDDDDGEEDEQDESDEEDEDDDQEDEDDQDDDEPEPPKGKPKGPSAGWTDGQLGLF, encoded by the coding sequence ATGTCTGAAGAAAACGAAAACGAAGAGAAGCAAGAAGACGGAACAGGCGAAGTAGAGAATGCCATTGCCGTTAGTGGTATGTACCAAGATTGGTTCTTGGACTATGCCAGCTACGTTATTCTCGAACGTGCTGTTCCAAATATAGAAGATGGTCTGAAGCCCGTTCAGACGCGTATCATGCACTCCATGTTTGAGTTGGAGGATGGTCGTTATAATAAGGTGGCGAACATCATCGGGCACTGCATGAAGTATCACCCGCATGGCGACATGGCCATTGGTGATGCCATTGTTGGTCTTGGGCAGAAAGAATTGCTGATAGACACACAGGGAAACTGGGGAAATACGCTCACTGGCGACCGCGCTGCAGCAGGTCGATACATTGAAGCGCGCCTTTCTAAGTTTGCATTGGAAGTTGTTTTCAATCCGAAAACCACCAACTGGAAAACCAGTTATGATGGAAGGAACAAGGAGCCGGTCACGCTTCCGGTCAAGTTTCCGTTGTTGCTTACTCAAGGTGTAGAGGGTATTGCGGTTGGACTTTCGACCAAAATCCTCCCGCACAATTTCAACGAACTGATAGATGCTTCTATTCAGATACTGAAAGGAAAGAAAGCGACAGTTTTGCCAGATTTCCTGACGGGCGGAATGATCGATGTAAGCAATTACAACGATGGTCAGCGTGGCGGAAAAGTGCGTGTTCGGGCCAAGATCGGGAAGATTGACACCAAGACATTGGTGATAACCGAGATTCCTTTTGGAACCAACACTTCCAACCTTATCGATAGCATTCTAAAGGCGAACGAAAAAGGTAAGATCAAGATCAAAAAGGTGGAGGACAACACGGCTCAGGACGTGGAAATCCTTATCCACCTAGCAGCTGGGATTTCGCCAGATAAGACCATCGATGCGCTTTACAGTTTTACAGATTGTGAATCAAGTATTTCTCCGAATGCTTGCGTGATCGTGAATGAGAAACCGATGTTCATGTCGGTTTCAGAGATTCTACAGATATGCACGCAACAGACGCTCGATCTGCTACGAAGGGAGCTGGAGATCAAGCTAAACGAACTGAACGAGCAATGGCATTTTGCTTCGTTGGAAAAGATCTTCATCGAGAATCGTATTTACCGCGATATTGAAGAAGAAGAAACGTGGGAAGGTGTGATCAGTGCCATTGATAAAGGGCTGAAACCGCATACCAAGCACTTGATCCGTGAAGTAACCGAGGAAGATATCGTCCGATTGACCGAGATTCGGATCAAGCGTATTTCCAAGTTTGATAGCGACAAGGCCAATGATCAAATTGCGGCTTTGGAAGGCAAGATCGCAGACGTAAAGCACGACCTTGAACACTTGGTCGATTTTGCTATAGGGTATTACAAGAACCTAAAAGACAAGTACGGCAAAGGCCGCGAACGTAAAACGGAGATCCGCCATTTTGAGAACATCAATGCAGCACGTGTTGCGGTTGCCAACGAGAAGCTCTACATCAACCGCGAGGAAGGTTTTATCGGAACAGGATTGAAGAAAGATGAGTTCGTGTCCGACTGTTCAGACATTGACGATATCATCGTGTTTACCGCTAACGGTAATATGAAAGTGGTGAAGGTGGATACCAAGGTTTTTGTTGGTAAAGACATCATCCATGCGGCCGTTTTCCGTAAGAACGACAAGCGCACCATCTACAATATGGTCTATCGTGATGGTCCGCGAGGGAATTATTTCTCGAAGCGTTTTCCGGTAACGGCCGTTACGCGCGACAAGGATTATGACCTAACGAGCGGAACACCGGGAAGTACAGTGGAGTGGTTCACTGCCAACCCGAATGGCGAGGCTGAAGTTGTGATGGTCCATGTTCGTCCGAAGCCGAAATTGAAGAAACTGAAGTTTGATTTCGATTTTGCTGAATTGGCCATAAAAGGTCGCGCAGCAAAGGGAAATACCTTCTCTAAAAACCCACTGCGCAGGATTGAATTCAAAGAAAAAGGACTTTCTACACTTGGTGCCAGAAAGATATGGTTCGATGATACTGTTCAGCGATTGAACGCAGATGGAAGAGGAGAACTTCTGGGCGAGTTTGCACCAGAGGACAAGATCCTGACCATCATGCAAAGTGGCGATTACAAGCTTTTAGGCTTTGATATCAGCACGCAGTTTGACGATGACATGATCCTGATTGAAAAGTGGAATCCTGAAAAACCGCTTTCGGTGGTTTATCTCGATACGGCTAAGAAGGTATATATGATCAAACGTTTCTTGGTTGAGAAATCAGCTAAAGGAGTGAGCATGCTGCCTGAAGGAGAAGAGAATCAATTGGAACTGGTTACTTCCGATTGGAAACCGATGATCCGCATCAATTTCCGCAAGAAACCGGGCGAGGAAGAAGCTACGGTTGAAGAGATCAACGTGGAGGAATTCATTGCCGTCAAAGGCTTGAAGGCCAAAGGAAATCAGCTCACCAAGGAAACGGTGAATACCATCGACCTATTGGATCCGATTCCCTACGAACCGCCCGTTTCTGAGAAAGAACCGACAGCGGATGATGGCGATGACGAAAAGGAAGATGAGGAGGCCGCTGACTCCGAAGAAGCAACAACGGTTGAGTGGGACGTTGATGGAAATTCGGATGATGATGATGGCGAGGAAGATGAGCAAGACGAATCGGACGAGGAGGATGAAGATGATGATCAGGAAGATGAAGACGATCAAGATGATGATGAGCCCGAACCGCCTAAAGGAAAACCTAAGGGACCTTCAGCAGGTTGGACGGATGGGCAGTTAGGCCTGTTTTAG
- a CDS encoding type IIA DNA topoisomerase subunit B: MAQETQYNAEQIRSLEWHEHIRLRPGMYIGKLGDGTQYDDGVYILIKEVIDNSIDEFVMGNGRTIEVTVKERSVRVRDYGRGIPLTKVVDCVSKINTGAKYDSVAFKKSVGLNGVGTKAVNAMSSVFTIQCYRDEQTKLAEFQKGIITNDAPIEPSTQRKGTLTYFEPDETLFKGYKFRDEHVKKMLWNYCYLNPGLTILYNGEKMISENGLRDLLEAKIDDDIRYPIIHLKGDDIEVAITHGNSSREEYYSFVNGQHTTMGGTHQGAFREAVVTTIRNHFKKEFDASDVRSGIISAISVKVMEPVFESQTKTKLGSQNVAEDGPSMKAFVGDFLKTELDNFLHKNSDVADLLLRRIQQAERERKELSGIKKLARDRAKKASLHNKKLRDCRVHFDDHKERADETTIFITEGDSASGSITKSRDPNTQAVFSLRGKPLNSYGLTRKVVYENEEFNLLQAALNIEDGLEGLRYNRIVIATDADVDGMHIRLLLLTFLLQFFPDLIKNGHVYILQTPLFRVRNKKETRYCYSEDERRDAIANLGRNPEITRFKGLGEISPDEFKNFIGADMRLDPVEIRKEDHLSQMLEFYMGKNTPDRQDFIIDRLRIEKDLVEEEIEG, from the coding sequence ATGGCACAGGAAACCCAGTATAACGCAGAACAGATACGATCGCTCGAATGGCATGAACACATTCGGCTTAGGCCGGGTATGTACATTGGAAAATTGGGTGATGGTACGCAGTATGATGACGGAGTTTACATCCTGATAAAGGAGGTGATTGATAACTCCATCGATGAGTTTGTGATGGGAAATGGCCGCACCATTGAAGTGACGGTGAAGGAACGTTCGGTGCGTGTTCGTGATTACGGTAGGGGAATTCCATTGACCAAAGTGGTGGATTGTGTGAGCAAGATCAACACAGGAGCGAAGTACGATTCTGTGGCGTTCAAGAAATCTGTTGGTCTGAACGGAGTTGGTACCAAGGCGGTGAATGCCATGTCTTCCGTTTTCACCATCCAATGTTATCGCGATGAACAGACCAAGTTGGCAGAATTCCAAAAGGGAATCATCACCAACGATGCTCCGATTGAACCAAGCACGCAGCGTAAGGGAACGCTCACTTATTTCGAACCAGACGAAACGCTTTTCAAGGGATATAAATTCCGAGATGAGCATGTGAAGAAGATGTTGTGGAACTATTGTTACCTCAATCCGGGGTTGACAATTCTCTACAACGGGGAGAAAATGATCTCAGAAAATGGTCTGAGGGATTTGCTGGAGGCAAAGATCGATGATGATATCCGCTACCCGATCATTCACCTGAAAGGGGATGATATTGAAGTTGCCATAACGCACGGAAATTCTTCTCGTGAGGAATATTATTCGTTCGTAAACGGACAGCATACGACAATGGGCGGAACGCATCAGGGTGCATTCCGTGAGGCGGTCGTGACCACTATCCGAAATCACTTCAAAAAGGAGTTTGACGCGAGCGATGTGAGAAGTGGAATCATTTCGGCCATTTCGGTCAAAGTGATGGAGCCTGTCTTTGAAAGTCAGACCAAGACCAAGCTTGGGTCTCAGAACGTAGCTGAAGATGGCCCATCAATGAAAGCATTTGTGGGTGATTTCCTCAAGACCGAACTCGACAATTTCCTTCATAAGAATTCGGATGTGGCTGATCTGCTGTTGAGACGAATTCAACAGGCAGAGCGGGAGAGGAAAGAGCTTTCGGGCATTAAGAAATTGGCACGGGATAGAGCCAAGAAAGCGAGTCTCCATAACAAGAAACTGCGCGATTGTCGCGTGCATTTTGATGACCATAAGGAACGCGCTGATGAGACAACGATCTTCATCACCGAGGGAGATTCTGCATCAGGTTCCATCACCAAAAGCCGTGACCCGAACACACAGGCCGTATTCAGTTTGCGTGGAAAACCGCTTAACAGCTACGGACTGACGAGGAAAGTGGTTTACGAGAATGAAGAGTTCAATCTCTTACAGGCCGCGTTGAATATTGAAGACGGTTTGGAAGGTTTGCGCTACAATCGCATCGTGATCGCTACCGATGCCGATGTGGATGGAATGCACATCCGATTGTTGTTGTTGACTTTCCTACTTCAGTTCTTTCCCGATCTGATCAAAAACGGCCACGTTTATATTCTGCAAACACCACTTTTCCGCGTGCGGAACAAGAAAGAAACGCGCTATTGCTATAGCGAAGATGAGCGTAGAGATGCCATCGCCAATTTGGGGCGCAATCCAGAAATAACCCGATTCAAAGGATTGGGAGAGATTTCGCCAGATGAGTTCAAGAACTTCATTGGAGCAGACATGCGATTGGATCCTGTGGAGATCAGAAAGGAAGATCATTTGAGCCAGATGTTGGAATTCTACATGGGCAAGAACACACCAGACCGACAGGATTTCATCATTGATAGGCTACGCATTGAAAAGGATCTGGTAGAAGAAGAGATTGAAGGGTAA
- a CDS encoding glycosyltransferase family 39 protein gives MESKKSDTFNYVFFFVGITPLLLWMWHHVHQDAWWDELISLKDYALVSFETTRTSYPEPGNHIFFNLFDNVVSRLIGVRDFYEMLDNLWKLRLAQGLLAIGTCIYAFLTVKRFFSERYASLAVIFLASSIPFLNFSLQLRGYNMSMLFVSMILYHGWSYLDSRKWPHLVIIGLTSFFLLYTIPSNVYFLFGLCAVIGIDWLVQFRAQNKPVEDKKGKKKKGNGVSFFSFPHLWILGAVGVGAGITFVAYQPVMEQLLDNRFVSVTPQDRAFVLTTVFPSVMKAFFSFRWLLMLPVLGGLFFWLTKKELDFNRKHLVYLLVIFVLPFVFLLMHNKVPFERTFVHLAPVFAILLAAITALFIDGLKFNETVKRTVVAVLAMFCLGNSVWQNLEINDHLDKNLERNKREQNMYHAFFLADNFQPNNSVNEFLALQDTNAAVILVDELDRVSYLYYLEKNDINSYAMIKIRQQKVEMQGRTFSHLGMYQRSNGKGEKVLFQQIPANLGENNKAYNNYLLLVNIVEQIEPGKNIYLFTGFPNKAEKAIEMFFKDRYDLKRLNDPNFANLYLLERKSAPTGL, from the coding sequence ATGGAAAGCAAGAAATCCGACACATTCAACTACGTTTTTTTCTTTGTAGGCATCACTCCGCTCTTGCTTTGGATGTGGCATCACGTGCATCAAGATGCGTGGTGGGATGAACTTATTTCGCTGAAAGATTACGCGTTGGTCAGTTTCGAAACCACGCGAACTTCCTATCCAGAACCAGGCAATCACATCTTCTTCAACCTGTTTGATAATGTAGTGAGTAGGCTGATCGGTGTTCGGGATTTTTACGAGATGCTCGACAACCTTTGGAAGTTGCGCTTGGCGCAAGGGCTGTTGGCGATTGGAACCTGCATCTACGCGTTTCTTACTGTAAAACGATTTTTCAGTGAGCGATACGCAAGTCTAGCGGTCATTTTTCTTGCGAGTTCCATTCCATTCTTGAATTTCTCGCTGCAATTGCGTGGCTACAACATGAGCATGCTTTTCGTGAGCATGATCCTTTATCACGGTTGGAGCTACTTGGACAGTCGCAAGTGGCCGCATTTGGTCATAATCGGATTGACCTCATTTTTCCTCTTGTACACCATTCCGAGTAACGTCTATTTTCTGTTCGGTTTGTGCGCAGTAATTGGGATAGATTGGCTGGTTCAATTTCGTGCTCAGAACAAACCAGTTGAAGATAAAAAAGGGAAGAAGAAAAAGGGAAACGGTGTTTCGTTTTTCAGCTTTCCTCATCTGTGGATTTTGGGCGCTGTAGGAGTTGGCGCAGGAATAACTTTTGTGGCGTATCAACCAGTTATGGAGCAATTGCTCGACAATCGTTTTGTGTCTGTAACTCCACAGGATAGAGCGTTTGTATTAACCACCGTTTTCCCTTCGGTGATGAAGGCATTTTTCAGCTTTCGATGGTTGCTGATGCTTCCTGTTTTGGGCGGATTGTTTTTCTGGCTAACCAAAAAAGAGCTCGATTTCAATCGAAAGCATCTGGTTTACCTTCTGGTGATTTTTGTGCTTCCGTTCGTGTTCCTCTTGATGCACAATAAAGTTCCGTTTGAACGGACATTTGTTCATCTCGCACCCGTTTTCGCGATTTTATTGGCTGCCATCACCGCATTATTTATTGATGGATTGAAATTCAATGAAACGGTTAAACGAACCGTTGTGGCCGTGTTGGCCATGTTCTGTCTTGGAAATTCTGTGTGGCAGAATTTGGAGATAAACGATCATCTCGACAAGAATCTTGAACGGAATAAACGTGAGCAGAATATGTATCACGCGTTTTTCTTGGCTGATAATTTTCAGCCTAACAATTCCGTGAACGAGTTTTTGGCGCTGCAAGACACCAACGCGGCAGTCATTCTGGTGGATGAATTGGATCGTGTGAGCTATCTCTATTACTTAGAGAAAAACGACATCAACAGCTACGCGATGATCAAGATAAGACAGCAGAAAGTGGAAATGCAAGGCCGAACGTTTTCGCACCTTGGCATGTATCAACGTTCGAATGGAAAGGGCGAAAAAGTTTTGTTCCAACAGATTCCTGCCAATCTTGGCGAGAACAATAAGGCGTACAACAATTACTTGCTGTTGGTGAATATTGTGGAGCAGATTGAGCCAGGCAAAAACATCTATCTGTTCACTGGTTTTCCGAATAAGGCAGAAAAAGCAATCGAGATGTTCTTTAAAGACCGGTATGATTTAAAACGGTTGAATGACCCGAACTTCGCGAACCTCTACCTTTTAGAAAGGAAATCTGCGCCTACTGGGCTTTAA
- the ychF gene encoding redox-regulated ATPase YchF, whose protein sequence is MALQCGIVGLPNVGKSTLFNCLSNAKAQAANFPFCTIEPNIGVITVPDERLEKLEALVKPERVQPTTIEIVDIAGLVKGASKGEGLGNQFLGNIRETDAIIHVLRCFKDDNVVHVDGSVNPIRDKEVIDMELQFKDLETVDKRIVKVKKGAETGQKEAKAEYEVLTLLKSTLEQGKSARAADLNENQIEIAEAFQLLTLKPVLYVCNVDEASVITGNDFTKQVQEAVKDENAEVILISAAAEADIAGLDTYEERKEFLQDMGLDEAGVNKLIRSAYKLLKLQTYFTAGVKEVRAWTIHKGMTAPQAAGVIHSDFEKGFIRAETIAYNDFVTLGSEAAVKEAGKMKVEGKEYVVNDGDVMHFRFNV, encoded by the coding sequence ATGGCTTTACAATGTGGTATTGTTGGACTTCCGAATGTGGGCAAGTCAACGTTATTCAACTGTCTTTCTAACGCAAAGGCGCAAGCAGCAAACTTTCCGTTCTGTACTATCGAACCGAATATTGGCGTGATCACAGTTCCTGATGAGCGCTTGGAGAAACTGGAAGCGTTGGTAAAACCAGAACGTGTACAACCAACCACCATCGAGATAGTCGACATTGCTGGTCTTGTAAAAGGCGCTAGCAAAGGCGAAGGCTTGGGAAATCAGTTCCTTGGAAACATCCGTGAAACGGATGCCATCATTCACGTTTTGCGTTGTTTTAAGGACGATAACGTGGTTCATGTTGATGGTTCTGTCAATCCTATCCGCGATAAGGAAGTGATTGACATGGAACTTCAGTTCAAAGATCTGGAGACGGTTGACAAGCGTATTGTAAAAGTGAAAAAGGGAGCCGAGACGGGACAGAAAGAGGCGAAAGCGGAATACGAAGTATTAACCCTTCTGAAATCGACATTGGAGCAAGGCAAATCTGCCCGTGCTGCCGACTTGAATGAAAATCAAATTGAAATTGCCGAAGCGTTTCAACTTTTGACCTTGAAACCAGTGCTTTACGTCTGCAATGTGGATGAAGCGTCTGTTATTACAGGAAACGATTTCACGAAGCAAGTGCAAGAAGCAGTTAAGGATGAAAATGCAGAAGTCATTCTGATTTCTGCTGCTGCCGAAGCTGATATTGCTGGTTTAGACACCTACGAAGAGCGTAAAGAATTCCTGCAGGATATGGGATTGGATGAAGCTGGCGTGAACAAACTAATCCGCTCCGCCTACAAATTGCTGAAACTTCAAACGTATTTTACTGCTGGAGTAAAAGAAGTTCGCGCGTGGACCATTCACAAGGGAATGACCGCTCCGCAAGCTGCAGGTGTTATTCACTCTGATTTTGAGAAGGGATTCATTCGTGCCGAAACCATTGCCTACAACGATTTTGTAACACTTGGCTCTGAAGCAGCTGTGAAAGAAGCTGGCAAAATGAAAGTGGAAGGAAAAGAATACGTGGTGAATGACGGAGACGTGATGCACTTCCGTTTTAACGTATAG
- a CDS encoding SDR family NAD(P)-dependent oxidoreductase produces the protein MLQLSQRFPQKRAFITGAASGLGLALCKELAADGWVIGMSDINAISLKKQSDHIAQLGAKTFTYGLDVSDKDAYKQVVEMFLSDVGGIDLLVNNAGVGDGGYVEEYGLDNWDWLLSINLHGVIYGNALFIPQFKKQKSGAIINIASAAAFTSLPRMAAYNVSKAGVRALSETMDAELNHHGIQVSCVMPTFFKTSVMQHARGNKDEIEMSKMIFATSDLTPERVAKYVLKKVGKKRFHIVLPADAKFMFFMKGFLPSVLLRLFRLGEKNKEAVRKRLTERYAKADANGKVDHDYLNEVFRK, from the coding sequence ATGCTGCAACTCTCACAACGATTTCCACAAAAGCGTGCGTTCATAACTGGTGCTGCTTCTGGCCTTGGTCTCGCACTTTGCAAAGAATTGGCCGCTGATGGCTGGGTCATTGGAATGAGCGACATCAACGCCATTTCCCTCAAAAAGCAAAGCGATCACATCGCGCAGCTTGGCGCAAAAACGTTTACCTACGGTTTGGATGTGTCGGATAAAGACGCCTACAAGCAAGTGGTCGAAATGTTCCTTTCGGATGTGGGCGGAATTGACCTGCTCGTCAATAATGCAGGTGTGGGCGATGGTGGATACGTGGAAGAATACGGATTAGACAATTGGGATTGGCTGCTGAGCATTAACCTGCATGGCGTTATCTACGGAAATGCACTTTTCATCCCTCAGTTCAAAAAGCAGAAAAGTGGCGCCATCATCAATATTGCAAGTGCGGCTGCTTTTACGAGCCTTCCGAGAATGGCTGCTTACAATGTGAGCAAGGCTGGTGTTCGGGCATTATCCGAAACAATGGATGCAGAACTCAATCATCACGGAATTCAAGTTTCGTGCGTGATGCCCACTTTTTTCAAGACCAGTGTGATGCAGCACGCCCGCGGCAATAAGGATGAAATTGAGATGTCGAAGATGATCTTTGCCACATCAGATCTAACGCCTGAACGTGTTGCGAAATACGTGCTTAAGAAAGTCGGCAAAAAGCGATTTCACATCGTTCTTCCAGCTGATGCGAAGTTCATGTTCTTCATGAAAGGATTTCTTCCGAGTGTGTTGTTGCGTCTCTTCCGTTTAGGAGAAAAGAATAAGGAAGCCGTGAGGAAACGCTTAACGGAACGCTACGCCAAAGCGGATGCCAATGGCAAGGTCGACCACGATTACTTGAACGAAGTGTTTCGGAAATAG
- a CDS encoding DUF2177 family protein, whose translation MKLLLSYFLTTLVFFAIDITWIGFVAKKFYWAELGSLLKEDVNWAAALIFYLLYIAGIFIFSILPAVENDSVKHAIFYGALFGFFCYATYDLTNLATLKGFPLKVALVDMTWGAVLTGSVSTAGFYITRWIH comes from the coding sequence ATGAAACTACTGCTCAGCTATTTTCTCACCACCCTCGTTTTCTTTGCCATTGACATTACTTGGATAGGGTTTGTGGCCAAAAAATTCTACTGGGCCGAACTCGGAAGCCTTCTAAAGGAAGATGTGAATTGGGCAGCAGCGCTCATTTTCTATCTGCTCTACATCGCTGGAATTTTCATTTTCTCCATTCTTCCAGCAGTTGAAAATGATTCTGTTAAGCACGCGATCTTCTATGGCGCACTGTTCGGATTCTTCTGTTACGCTACCTACGACCTGACCAATTTGGCAACTTTGAAAGGTTTTCCGCTTAAAGTGGCATTGGTGGATATGACTTGGGGCGCGGTACTTACAGGAAGCGTTAGCACAGCTGGTTTTTACATCACCCGTTGGATTCATTGA
- a CDS encoding 6-carboxytetrahydropterin synthase, protein MIYITRRERFNAAHKLYNEHWSVEKNDEVFGKCANANWHGHNFDLIVTVKGEVHPDTGFVMNLKDLSRIIKDEVIEKVDHKNLNLDVDFMKGKFPSTEILAMEFWNILAPLIKEEGAILHYIKLIETENNYVEYYGD, encoded by the coding sequence ATGATCTACATAACACGAAGAGAGCGATTCAACGCAGCGCACAAACTTTACAACGAGCATTGGAGCGTAGAAAAGAATGACGAAGTTTTTGGAAAGTGCGCAAATGCCAATTGGCATGGACACAACTTTGACCTCATTGTAACGGTTAAAGGTGAAGTACATCCAGACACTGGATTTGTGATGAACCTTAAAGATCTGAGCCGTATCATCAAAGATGAAGTGATTGAAAAGGTCGATCACAAGAACCTAAACTTAGATGTCGATTTCATGAAGGGAAAATTCCCATCAACTGAAATCCTCGCCATGGAGTTTTGGAACATTTTAGCTCCTTTGATCAAGGAAGAAGGTGCAATCCTGCATTACATCAAACTGATTGAAACGGAGAACAATTACGTAGAATACTACGGAGATTGA
- the fabD gene encoding ACP S-malonyltransferase, with protein MKAYVFPGQGSQFPGMGKELYESSAEAKSYFDKADKILGFSITEIMFNGVEEDLKQTSVTQPAIFLHSVIRALTLPDFQPDMVAGHSLGEFSALVANKALTFEDGLKLVSKRAQAMQKACEENPSTMAAILGMEDEKVASICASISEIVVPANYNCPGQIVISGTNKGVDLACEKLTEAGALRAIKLNVGGAFHSPLMEPAKLELEEAIRNTLVSKPICPIYQNVTAQVVSNPDIIKSNLISQLTAPVKWTQTINQMLRDGATSFTEIGPGRVLSGLIKKVNRQIPTSSEG; from the coding sequence ATGAAAGCATACGTTTTTCCGGGCCAAGGCTCGCAGTTTCCTGGCATGGGCAAGGAACTTTATGAAAGTTCTGCCGAAGCCAAATCCTACTTCGACAAAGCGGACAAGATTCTCGGTTTCAGCATCACCGAAATCATGTTCAATGGCGTTGAAGAAGACCTGAAGCAGACTAGCGTAACGCAGCCTGCCATTTTCCTTCATTCGGTGATCCGTGCTTTGACCTTACCCGATTTCCAACCAGACATGGTAGCTGGTCATTCGCTAGGCGAATTTTCGGCATTGGTGGCCAATAAAGCTTTGACGTTTGAGGACGGTTTGAAACTGGTTTCAAAACGGGCTCAAGCAATGCAAAAGGCCTGCGAAGAAAATCCTTCAACGATGGCTGCTATTTTAGGAATGGAAGATGAAAAAGTAGCTTCCATTTGTGCATCCATCAGCGAAATTGTTGTTCCAGCCAATTACAATTGCCCTGGTCAGATCGTTATTTCTGGCACAAACAAAGGTGTAGACCTCGCTTGCGAAAAACTTACCGAAGCAGGTGCGCTTAGAGCCATTAAATTGAATGTAGGCGGAGCATTTCACAGTCCATTAATGGAACCCGCAAAGCTGGAATTGGAGGAAGCAATTCGAAATACCTTGGTCAGCAAACCAATTTGCCCCATCTACCAAAACGTGACGGCTCAAGTGGTTTCCAATCCGGATATCATCAAATCGAATCTGATCTCGCAACTCACAGCACCTGTAAAATGGACTCAGACCATCAATCAAATGCTGCGCGATGGTGCCACTTCGTTTACAGAAATCGGTCCTGGACGAGTGCTTTCTGGATTGATCAAAAAAGTGAATCGTCAGATTCCAACATCCTCAGAAGGATAA